The sequence below is a genomic window from Methylotuvimicrobium sp. KM2.
CGCCTGGCTCATTTCGGCATGCGCACGCATCAATTCATCGCCGATGACGACGTGATCGCGGACGCCAAACGAGTCAACAGCACCCGTGCAGTACAAGCGATGCGTAAAGCCGCCCGCTTGGACTTGCTGAACGGCGTCATAGTCGCGGTCGGCAACGCGCCGACCGCCTTGTTGGAAGTCTTGCGCTTGATCGAGGAAGAAGGCGTCAAACCGGCGCTGATCGTCGGCATGCCGGTCGGCTTCGTGTCCGCCGCCGAATCGAAAAACGCGCTGAGCGCATCGAAAAATATTCCCTGGCTGATCACCCGAGGCCGCAAAGGCGGTTCGACGCTGGTCGTAGCGGCGCTGCATGCGCTCTTGAGTTTGGCGGAAAGCCGGCAACAAAACGGTTGATTCGATGGCGATGGCGGAACGCAAAGCCAAAGGGACCCGCAAAGGCTACACGACCGGCGCATGTTCCGCAGCCGCCGCGCGGGCCGCCGTGTGCGGATTGCTGGAAGGCAGTATTCCCGAAACCGTCGAATGTCAACTGCCCAACGGCGAGACGGTTCGCTTCAAAGTGGCGGAAGCTTGGGTCAACAACGATGGCGCGCATGCGGTCATCGAAAAAGACGCCGGCGACGATCCGGATTGCACCAATCACGCCCGACTGACCGCCGACGTGGCTTGGACAGCGCTGCCGAATACGGTCGTACTGCACGGCGGCGAAGGTGTCGGCCAAGTGACCCGCCCCGGCTTGGGACTGGAAGTCGGCAGCGCGGCGATCAATCCGGTGCCGCGCAAGAATATCGAACACAATATTCGTCTGATCGCAGCCGAGGCCTTGAAAACTCGTGGCTTGCAAGTGACCATCTCGGTACCGGACGGCGAAACGATGGCCAAAAAAACGCTCAATTACCGTTTAGGGATTATCGGCGGCATTTCGATTCTGGGCACGACCGGCATCGTCCACCCCTATTCCACCGCCGCGTTCCGCGCCAGCGTGGTACAGGGCGTCGAAGTCGCCGCGAATCAAGGCCAAGACACCGTCGTTCTGACCACCGGCGGGCGCACCGAAAAATTCGTGATGCGCGAATTGCCGGCATTGGATGAAAGCTGTTTCGTGCAAATGGGCGATTTTCTGACCCCGGCGCTCGATACCGCCGAACGCTGCGGCATTCGCAACCTCATCATCGGCGGCATGGTCGGCAAACTTACCAAAATGGCGCAAGGCGAAACCATCACGCATGCCGGACGCAATCCAGTCGATGTCGAGCTGGTCGCCGACATCGCGCGCAGCATCGGCGCGCCGGAAGCGGTTTGCCGGGCCATCGCCGAGCAGGAAACCGCCCGCTATGCCTCGGAATGCATGGCCGAGTTGGGTTTGGAATACGAATTTCACGTCGAACTGGCCGAACGAGTGATCGCCACATTGGAACGGCGCTACCCCGGGCGCTTCGACATCGGTGTCTTGGTTTGCGACTTCGACGGCAATAAACTGGCGCAAGCCGGAAGGACTTAATCTCTATGTCATTGTGCACTATCATCGGCGTGCTCGACGACGGCGCCGCCAGCTTGAGCCGCGAGGCCTTGCAAGCTTTGCGCGAAGCCAAGCACGTCATCGCCGGCAGCCGCTTGCTAGAGGTACTGGCGGACGACATCGCCGGGGCCCGGCAGTACGATTTGACCGCCCGGCTCACGCAAGTGCCGAACTGGATCGACGCGGCCTTGGCCGACGAGGAGCCGGTAGCGGTCTTGGCCAGCGGCGATCCTTTGTGCCACGGCATCGCGGGTTATTTGACCGGCAAACTGGACCCGGCCCGGGTCCGA
It includes:
- a CDS encoding precorrin-8X methylmutase; this encodes MTHNIKTEQLTQAGQQIEHDSFAIVDHEAGAHHYSDAQWQVVRRMIHATADFEFNGLAEFSDDAVEAGIAAILNGAPIVADVEMICVGLSKPRLAHFGMRTHQFIADDDVIADAKRVNSTRAVQAMRKAARLDLLNGVIVAVGNAPTALLEVLRLIEEEGVKPALIVGMPVGFVSAAESKNALSASKNIPWLITRGRKGGSTLVVAALHALLSLAESRQQNG
- a CDS encoding cobalt-precorrin-5B (C(1))-methyltransferase is translated as MAMAERKAKGTRKGYTTGACSAAAARAAVCGLLEGSIPETVECQLPNGETVRFKVAEAWVNNDGAHAVIEKDAGDDPDCTNHARLTADVAWTALPNTVVLHGGEGVGQVTRPGLGLEVGSAAINPVPRKNIEHNIRLIAAEALKTRGLQVTISVPDGETMAKKTLNYRLGIIGGISILGTTGIVHPYSTAAFRASVVQGVEVAANQGQDTVVLTTGGRTEKFVMRELPALDESCFVQMGDFLTPALDTAERCGIRNLIIGGMVGKLTKMAQGETITHAGRNPVDVELVADIARSIGAPEAVCRAIAEQETARYASECMAELGLEYEFHVELAERVIATLERRYPGRFDIGVLVCDFDGNKLAQAGRT